Genomic segment of Aliiroseovarius sp. M344:
CTTAATCGACAAGACCCACATAGACGGGCTCTATTTCAACGGAGGCTGGTGCTATGGCGGCTTCAAAGCGACGCCAGCGGCTGGCTATTGCTTTGCCCATCTTCTGAAAACCGACCGGCCGCATGAAACCGCAAAAGCCTATCGCCTGGATCGGTTCATGACCGGTCACATGATCGACGAAAAGGGCCAAGGCGCCCAGCCCAACCTGCACTGAGGACCGAAAGATGATCATCAACCATCCGCTTTTGGGGCCACGCGACGCGCAGGAGTTTACTTATCTGGGCGACGCCAACCTGATAAACCGGCCAGATTGGCAGTCGGAAAACGCACTGCAAGAATTCCACGATTATTTGCATCTGCGCGACAATCCCGTCGGTCTGCATCGCGAGTTGTGGTTCCACGAACAAGGTGACCGCTCTTGGCTGGTGGTGACGCGCGACACGACCACACATGAAATTACCGACGTCAAACTGGCGCGTGATGTGGCCCGCGCGAACCGCGCTTCCGAGGTGATACGATGACCCAAGAAAACCGACTTGCTGGCGGGTTGATTGATCGGACAAAGGCGCTTGGCTTTACCTTCGATGGTAAAACCTATCAGGGTCATGCGGGCGACACGCTGGCGTCGGCTTTGCTGGCCAACGGTGTGCGCCTGATGGGCCGGTCGTTCAAATATCATCGCCCGCGCGGTGTGCTGACTGCGGGTAGTGAAGAACCCAACGCACTGGTCGAGCTTCGCTCGGGCGGGAGGCAAGAGCCCAACACCCGTGCCACAGTGGCCGAGGTTTATGAGGGGCTTGTCGCAAACTCGCAAAACCGCTGGCCGTCGCTGGAACGCGACGTGATGGCGATCAATGATCGCTTCTCAAACTTCCTCACCGCCGGGTTCTACTACAAGACATTCATGTGGCCGAAAGCCTTTTGGGAAAAGCTGTATGAACCAATCATCCGCAAGGCCGCCGGGCTTGGCAGCCTGACCGGAGAAGACGACCCAGACACCTATGACAAGGGTTATCTGCATTGCGATCTCTTGGTGATCGGGGCGGGGCCTGCGGGTCTGGCGGCCGCACTGACTGCTGGCCGGGCTGGCGCGCGGGTGATCCTGGCGGACGAAGATTTCCGTCTAGGGGGGCGTCTTTTGTCTGAAGCTGTGCCGTTAAATGACATCTCGGGGGTGGATTGGGTTGCGCAGGTGCAGGCCGAGCTTGGGTCGCTGCCCAATGTTCGCGTGATGCCGCGCACCACCGTTTTTGGGGCCTATGATCATGGCATTTATGGCGCGGTAGAACGCAACGCGGATCATCTGATCGCGCCCCAACCGGGCAAACCGCGCCAGACGCTCTGGCGCATTTACTCAAAACGCGCGCTTATCGCGACAGGGGCCATTGAACGACCGATTGCATTTGAAAACAACGACCGCCCCGGCGTGATGTTGGCGGGTGCCACGCGCGCCTATGCCAATCGTTGGGCGGTGTCGCCCGCGCAATCAGTTGTCGTATTTGCCAACAACAACGATGCCCACCAGACCGCCCGCGACCTGATCGCGAAAGGGGTCGAGGTGCCTGCCGTCATCGATATCCGACCGGATGCGCCCCAGATTGAGGGCCCCGAGCTTTTGGCTGGGGCCGAGGTCGTCGATACAAAGGGGCGCTTAGGCCTGACCTCGGTCACTGTGCGGCTGGCAAACGGCCATACCAGAGAGATAGCTTGTGGCGCTCTGGCCATGTCGGGCGGCTGGAACCCCAATCTGGGCCTGACTTGCCACCAACGCGGCCGGCCAGTCTGGGACGATCGCATTCACGCCTTTGTGCCGGGGCAAGACTTGCCTGTCGGTCAGGCCGTGGCCGGGGCGGCAGCGGGCGACATGACCACTACCGCCGCTTTGACCGGCGGAGTGGCAAGCGCGGTCACCGCCCTTGCTGATCTTGGCATCAACGCGACGCCTATTGATTTGCCGAGAGCCGAGGATGGCCCGGTCACCATCACACCATTCTGGCATGTGTCCGGCGCGAAACGCGCTTGGCTCGACTTTCAGAATGATGTGACCGTGAAAGACGTCAAACTGGCGCATCAGGAGAACTTCACCTCGGTCGAGCACCTCAAGCGCTACACGACACTCGGCATGGCCACCGATCAGGGCAAGACCTCGAATGTGGGTGCGTTGGCGGCGATGGCAGAGCTGACCGGGAAGTCGATCCCCGAGACCGGCACCACCATTTTCCGCCCGCCCTACACGCCCGTTTCAATGGGCGCGCTAGCTGGACGTGCGGTGGGCAAAGAATTTCATCCCACACGCCTGACCCCCAGCCACAAATGGGCTGCGGAACAAGGGGCGGTTTTTGTCGAAGTCGGTAACTGGATGCGGGCGCAGTGGTTCCCGAAAGCAGGCGAGACCCATTGGCGGCAATCCGTCGACCGTGAAGTGCTGTCGACGCGCAGTTCTGTCGGTATTTGCGACGTAACAACGCTTGGCAAGATCGATGTGCAAGGTGCTGATGCAGCGGAATTTTTAAACAAGATTTATGCCAATGGATTTGCAGCATTGGCCGTCGGCAAGGTCCGCTACGGCCTGATGCTGCGTGAAGATGGCGTCGCCTATGACGATGGCACAGCCGCCCGTCTGGCCGAGGACCATTTTATTGTCACCACCACCACGGCCAATGCCGTTTTGGTTTATCGCAATATGGAAATTGCCCGGCAGTGCCTGTGGCCCGATCTGGACGTGCAGCTTATTTCGACAACGGAAGCCTGGGCACAATATGCCGTTGCCGGACCAAACGCCCGCAAACTTTTGCAAAAGATCGTCGACCCTGAATTCGACATCTCGAACGAGGCTTTCCCATTCATGGGATGTGGCGAAATCACCGTCTGTGGTGGCTGCCGCGCACGGCTCTTCCGGATCTCCTTTTCTGGTGAGCTGGCCTATGAAATCGCCGTTCCAACGCGGTATGGCGACGCGCTGATGCGCGAGATGATGGTCGCGGGCGAAGCGTTCGGCGTGACACCCTATGGTACCGAAGCGCTGGGCGTCATGCGGATCGAAAAGGGCCACGCGGCTGGCAACGAGTTGAACGGCACGACCACGGCGTTGAGCCTTGGGTTGGGGCGCATGGTTTCGACCAAGAAGGATTGCATCGGCGGTGTGTTGAGCCGCCGTGACGGGATGAACCGAGAAGATGCGCTGAACCTTGTCGGTCTGCGCCCTGTGGATGCGACGCAATCTGTGCCTGCAGGTGGGCATTTGATGGCCGCCTCTGGTCCCGTGGATGCGGCCCACGATCAAGGCTATGTCACGTCGGCCGCCTTTTCGCCAACGCTTCAAAGCCCTATTGGCCTTGGTTTTGTGAAGGGTGGGTTCGAACGAATGGGCGAGCAGCTTCGCCTCGTGAACCCGTTGGAAAACCAAGAGGTTCTGGTGGAAATCGTAAGCCCGCATTTTGTCGATCCAGACGGGGAGAAGCTCCGTGCATAAGTTGAAAGCTATAACACCGCTTGGCGCGAAGAACCCACGCGTCGACACTGTCGGAGCGATAACAATCACAGAAGTTGTGGATCAAGCGCTGGCGTCGGTCGCCGCGCGACAGGGCCAAGAGAAGGCCCTGCGTCAGGCCCTTCAGAAACACCATGATTTGACCTTGCCCGCTGTTGGGGCTTCGTCACGGGCTGGAGACCTTTCGGCCTTCTGGCTGGGGCCAGAACAGTGGATGCTGAGCGCCCCATATGACAGCCACGAACTGCTGGCGGCAGAGCTGAAGCTGACTGTCGGAACGAGCGCCTCGGTTGTTGAGCAAACCGACGGCTGGTGTTGCTTTGATGTATCTGGGGCGACTGTGTGTGACATGCTCGAGCGACTGTGTGCCGTGCCCGTCCGCACGATGGACAAGGGCGCAGTGGTCCGCTCAATCATCGAACATAGTGGTGCGTACGTTTGGTGCCTGAGGCCTGGGGAGAGGTTTGCGCTGATGTCGCCCCGATCCTCAGCAGCGTCGTTGCATCACGGTCTACAGACCGCGGCAACGTCGATCGCGTGACGTTATCGCGCCTTAACTAGCAGGCAAACAATCGCCATCCGAGACCCGCAACGAGTTCTTTTTCCGCCGATCCGTGATCGGCGTGATCCCGTGGCTTTCGCGATAATGCCGCAGGAAGGTTCCCGGTGCCGAGTATCCGACCATATAGGCAATGTCGGTGACAGGTTCGTTTGTATAAAGCACCAGCTGACGTGCCTGTTTCATCCGCACCGCCCGGTAGTATTTCAACGGGCTTTGCCCTGTGGCTTCTTTGAAGCTGCGTTCAAGACTGCGCGTCGACAGCCCCAACGCGCGCGCGACTTCACTGATCTGCAGCGGGTTGTCGATATGTTCGGAAAACAATTCAATCGCATTAGCAACCTGTTTCGGTAGCATGTCTTCGCTTCGTTCGCTGCGGACAGCGGGCGTTTTTTGCGAAACTGCCGCGCTGCGGATAAGCGGGTGCTGAAACCAGCACGCCACTTCGGCCATGATATCTCCGCCCAGACTGACGCCAATCAAGTTCAGCATATAGTCGAACACAGCGGTGGCTCCAGAAACTGACTTGATGCGGGGGGCGTCGCAAATCACCGTGTTTTCGACTGGAATATCGGGAAACTCGGCCTGGAATGCCGCCGAATAGCACCAGTGGACGGACATGGCATCGCCTTGAGTCAATCCAGTGCGGGCCAATGGAAAAACGCCGCCACTGAAAGCGCCCAACACACCGCCTGCACGGATGTGGCGTTGTAATGCTGCCCCTGCGCGCGAGGAGTTTTCGAACCGTCCGTCCGGGCTTGATACAAAAAACAGGTAGTCCAGCCCTTCAATTTCAGACAGCGCTTTGTCCGGGGCGAACAAAACCGTTGCGGATGATACGACCGGCGCCTTCTGCTCTGCCACGACCTGCCATTCGAAAACAGTCTTTCCCGAGATTTCATTAGCGGCGCGCAATGGTTCGATACACGACGTCAGGCAGGCCATTGGAAACCCGGGAAAGACCAGGATGCCCAGACGGATTGGCTTTGTCGGTGCGTTGGTATCAGTCATGCCGGAAATCGTTCTGTGAGATGTGCGGCGGTTTCGCTGATGCGCCGCTCTAGCAGCCGCGCTGCCGGGGATTGGGCTGAATCCGCTTTGCGCAGCAGATGGATTTTTCGCCGGATCGTGTCATCAGCGAGCGGTCGGAAGATCAGGTCGTTTGGCTGCAGCGCCAATGACGCCATTTCAGGCAGGATCGTGATCCCGATATTCGCCCTCACCATCGCAATGATCGACGTCAGGTTATGCGCCGTCAGCATGGCGTTTTCGTGCAACTTCCTCGATTCCGGCACGGTGATACCGGCGGACAAGCTATTGGCGATCACTCTTTCATCTGCAAGCTCGCTCCAGACAACCGGCCCACGTGTCTGAGCAATCTTGTGATCGGGCGACGCCACGACGCCGAAACGGTCGGACATCAGAAACTGGCTGTGCAGGCCCACCGCATGTTCGCCAAGGGTCGCGATGCCAATATCGATCCTGCCACGCGAGAGTTCGTGCAGGATCGAAGTTGAATCCATGTCCCGCAGTTCAATATCGACATGTTCGAACTCTTCAATGAAACGCGAGAAAACATCCGGTATTACGGTGCCCGCAACAGATGGGACAACCGCGATACTGACGCGGCCATGTGTGGCTTTCGCAAACCCCTCAATCGCTTTGACCGTGTTGTCGAACTGCTGCAATTCCCGCTCGGCTTGCTCAAGGACGAAAGTGCCAAGCGCGGTCAGACGGTTTTTCCGATCTGTTTCAAACAAAGGTTCGCCAAGGTGAGTTTCCAGCTGTTTGAGCATCATCGAAACGGCCGAGGGTGTGCGCCCCAGACTTCGCGCGCCATCGCTGAGGTTTCCGCTTCGCGCGACGACGGCGAAGCCCCGAAGCATCTCGATCTTTAATGCCACTTCAATTTTCCTGAATTGCCATTCAATAATTTTAGTTTGCCTGAAGTCGTTGCGCGAGTCCATACTTGGCAAAACTGACAAATGCGTAGGACGACACATTTATGACCGATATCCAGAAAAACCTGATCGCAGGCGAATGGCAAGCTGGCGAAGGTGAGATCGAAAACCGAAACCCATCGGATCTGAGCGATCTTGTCGGCATGTTTGCGCAGGCCAGCAGCGACCAGCTTGAGGCGACTTTGGATCAGGCCCGTGTCGCCCAACGCGAATGGGCCGCATATGGCATGGAGCGCAAACAGGCGGTTCTGAACGCAATCGGCAACGAGCTGATGTCGCGGGCCGAAGAGCTTGGAGCACTTCTGAGCCGGGAAGAGGGGAAGCCGAAGGCGGAAGGCAAGGGCGAGGTTTATCGCGCGGGTCAGTTCTTCACCTATTACGCCGCAGAATGTCTGCGCCAACTGGGTGAAAACGCGGATTCGGTGCGCGATGGCGTTGAGATCGACGTGCGCCGCGAACCGGTGGGAACCGTGGCGATCATCAGCCCCTGGAACTTCCCGACGGCAACGGCCTCGTGGAAAATCGCACCAGCGCTATGCTATGGCAATGCAGTTATCTGGAAACCCGCCAATGCGACGCCCGCTTCGGCCGTTGCGCTAGCCGAGATCATCAACCGGCAGGATATTCCCAAAGGCCTGTTCTCGTTGGTGATGGGGGCAGGGCGCGCAGTTGGGCAGCGCATTGTGGAAAGCCCGAAGGTGAACGCAATTTCCTTCACGGGCTCGGTGCCGGTGGGCAAAGGCATCGCATCGGCGGCTATCCAGAACCTGACCAAAGTCCAGATGGAGATGGGATCGAAAAACGCGCTGGCCGTGATGGACGATGCCGATCTGGATCTGGCTGTGACACTGGCGCTGGGCGGCGCTTTTGGTGGCACCGGTCAGAAATGCACCGCGTCATCGCGCCTGGTGGTGCATGCAACCATTCACGATGCCTTCGTCGACAAGCTGGTGGCGGGCGCTAAGGCGATGAAAGTCGGTCATGCGCTGGAAGAGGGCACCCAGATGGGGCCGGTTGTCAGCGAACAGCAATTGAAAGAAAACCTCGCTTACGTCGATCTGGGCAAAACCGAAGGCGCAGAACTGGCCTGTGGCGGGGCGCGGCTTGAGATGCCGCATGACGGTTTCTACATGTCGCCGGGCGTGTTCCTGAACACCACCAACAGCATGCGCATTAACCGCGAAGAGATGTTCGCGCCGCTGACCAGCGTGATCAAAGTTGGCAGCTATGACGAAGCGTTGGCCACAGTGAATGACACCAATTTCGGCCTGACCTCGGGCATTGTGACGAAGTCGCTGGCACGTGCCACCCATTTCCGCCGCAACGCGCGGACAGGTGTCGTGACCGTCAACCTGCCGACAGCAGGCACCGATTACCACGTACCGTTCGGGGGGCGTGGCGACAGCTCTTATGGCCCGCGTGAACAGGGCAGGGCAGCCGCCGAGTTCTATACCACTGTCAAAACCGCGTATATCAGCGCAGGCCCCGTCTGATGCGCATAGACGGCCTGCAATATGCCAATTGGTCGGAGAAGATTTTCCGCCAGCTTCGCGAAGGCGGCGTGGACGCGATCCACGTCACCATCTCGTACCACGAGAATTTCCGCGAAACGGTTCTGAATTTTGAAAAGTGGAACCGTTGGTTTGAGCAATATCCCGATCTGATCATGAAAGGGCAGTGGGCCAGCGATATTGATGTCGCCCGCGAAACCGGCCGCACCGCCGTGTTCTTCGGCTTTCAGAACCCCAGCCCGATTGAGGACGACATTGGATTGGTCGAAATCGTGCACACACTGGGTGCGCGTTTCATGCAGCTCACCTATAACAACCAGTCGCTTCTGGCGACCGGCTGTTATGAAGCCGAAGACACCGGCATCACCCGTATGGGCAAGCAGGTGATCAAGGAAATGAACCGCGTTGGTCTTGTGGTGGACATGAGCCATTCCGC
This window contains:
- a CDS encoding sarcosine oxidase subunit delta, whose translation is MIINHPLLGPRDAQEFTYLGDANLINRPDWQSENALQEFHDYLHLRDNPVGLHRELWFHEQGDRSWLVVTRDTTTHEITDVKLARDVARANRASEVIR
- a CDS encoding LysR family transcriptional regulator, giving the protein MALKIEMLRGFAVVARSGNLSDGARSLGRTPSAVSMMLKQLETHLGEPLFETDRKNRLTALGTFVLEQAERELQQFDNTVKAIEGFAKATHGRVSIAVVPSVAGTVIPDVFSRFIEEFEHVDIELRDMDSTSILHELSRGRIDIGIATLGEHAVGLHSQFLMSDRFGVVASPDHKIAQTRGPVVWSELADERVIANSLSAGITVPESRKLHENAMLTAHNLTSIIAMVRANIGITILPEMASLALQPNDLIFRPLADDTIRRKIHLLRKADSAQSPAARLLERRISETAAHLTERFPA
- a CDS encoding sarcosine oxidase subunit gamma, whose translation is MHKLKAITPLGAKNPRVDTVGAITITEVVDQALASVAARQGQEKALRQALQKHHDLTLPAVGASSRAGDLSAFWLGPEQWMLSAPYDSHELLAAELKLTVGTSASVVEQTDGWCCFDVSGATVCDMLERLCAVPVRTMDKGAVVRSIIEHSGAYVWCLRPGERFALMSPRSSAASLHHGLQTAATSIA
- a CDS encoding sarcosine oxidase subunit alpha family protein: MTQENRLAGGLIDRTKALGFTFDGKTYQGHAGDTLASALLANGVRLMGRSFKYHRPRGVLTAGSEEPNALVELRSGGRQEPNTRATVAEVYEGLVANSQNRWPSLERDVMAINDRFSNFLTAGFYYKTFMWPKAFWEKLYEPIIRKAAGLGSLTGEDDPDTYDKGYLHCDLLVIGAGPAGLAAALTAGRAGARVILADEDFRLGGRLLSEAVPLNDISGVDWVAQVQAELGSLPNVRVMPRTTVFGAYDHGIYGAVERNADHLIAPQPGKPRQTLWRIYSKRALIATGAIERPIAFENNDRPGVMLAGATRAYANRWAVSPAQSVVVFANNNDAHQTARDLIAKGVEVPAVIDIRPDAPQIEGPELLAGAEVVDTKGRLGLTSVTVRLANGHTREIACGALAMSGGWNPNLGLTCHQRGRPVWDDRIHAFVPGQDLPVGQAVAGAAAGDMTTTAALTGGVASAVTALADLGINATPIDLPRAEDGPVTITPFWHVSGAKRAWLDFQNDVTVKDVKLAHQENFTSVEHLKRYTTLGMATDQGKTSNVGALAAMAELTGKSIPETGTTIFRPPYTPVSMGALAGRAVGKEFHPTRLTPSHKWAAEQGAVFVEVGNWMRAQWFPKAGETHWRQSVDREVLSTRSSVGICDVTTLGKIDVQGADAAEFLNKIYANGFAALAVGKVRYGLMLREDGVAYDDGTAARLAEDHFIVTTTTANAVLVYRNMEIARQCLWPDLDVQLISTTEAWAQYAVAGPNARKLLQKIVDPEFDISNEAFPFMGCGEITVCGGCRARLFRISFSGELAYEIAVPTRYGDALMREMMVAGEAFGVTPYGTEALGVMRIEKGHAAGNELNGTTTALSLGLGRMVSTKKDCIGGVLSRRDGMNREDALNLVGLRPVDATQSVPAGGHLMAASGPVDAAHDQGYVTSAAFSPTLQSPIGLGFVKGGFERMGEQLRLVNPLENQEVLVEIVSPHFVDPDGEKLRA
- a CDS encoding aldehyde dehydrogenase family protein, with translation MTDIQKNLIAGEWQAGEGEIENRNPSDLSDLVGMFAQASSDQLEATLDQARVAQREWAAYGMERKQAVLNAIGNELMSRAEELGALLSREEGKPKAEGKGEVYRAGQFFTYYAAECLRQLGENADSVRDGVEIDVRREPVGTVAIISPWNFPTATASWKIAPALCYGNAVIWKPANATPASAVALAEIINRQDIPKGLFSLVMGAGRAVGQRIVESPKVNAISFTGSVPVGKGIASAAIQNLTKVQMEMGSKNALAVMDDADLDLAVTLALGGAFGGTGQKCTASSRLVVHATIHDAFVDKLVAGAKAMKVGHALEEGTQMGPVVSEQQLKENLAYVDLGKTEGAELACGGARLEMPHDGFYMSPGVFLNTTNSMRINREEMFAPLTSVIKVGSYDEALATVNDTNFGLTSGIVTKSLARATHFRRNARTGVVTVNLPTAGTDYHVPFGGRGDSSYGPREQGRAAAEFYTTVKTAYISAGPV
- a CDS encoding GlxA family transcriptional regulator; this encodes MTDTNAPTKPIRLGILVFPGFPMACLTSCIEPLRAANEISGKTVFEWQVVAEQKAPVVSSATVLFAPDKALSEIEGLDYLFFVSSPDGRFENSSRAGAALQRHIRAGGVLGAFSGGVFPLARTGLTQGDAMSVHWCYSAAFQAEFPDIPVENTVICDAPRIKSVSGATAVFDYMLNLIGVSLGGDIMAEVACWFQHPLIRSAAVSQKTPAVRSERSEDMLPKQVANAIELFSEHIDNPLQISEVARALGLSTRSLERSFKEATGQSPLKYYRAVRMKQARQLVLYTNEPVTDIAYMVGYSAPGTFLRHYRESHGITPITDRRKKNSLRVSDGDCLPAS